One Cololabis saira isolate AMF1-May2022 chromosome 12, fColSai1.1, whole genome shotgun sequence DNA window includes the following coding sequences:
- the hck gene encoding tyrosine-protein kinase HCK — MGCIGSKKEQEPGGKGAEDPQGRNQTAHYVKDPTSGPRAAKTSSNANSSEGENTVIALYDYEAIHEGDLGFKKGDRLRVLEESGEWWKAMLISSGQDGFIPSNYVAKDTLEAEEWFFKGVSRKDAERQLLAPGNRTGSFMIRDSETTKGSYSLSVRDSDASASDTVKHYKIRTLDNGGFYISPRITFGTLQELVGHYKKQGDGLCQTLSSPCLSAKPEKPWEKDAWEIPRSSLKLERRLGAGQFGEVWMATYNKHTKVAVKTMKPGSMSVEAFMMEANLMKSLQHDKLVRLNAVVSKEEPIYIITEYMEKGSLLDFLKSDEGNRVQLPKLIDFSAQIAEGMAYIEQKNYIHRDLRAANILVNKALVCKIADFGLARIIEDNEYTAREGAKFPIKWTAPEAINYGSFTIKSDVWSFGILQTEIVSYGRTPYPGMTNPEVIRSLEKGYRMQRLDSCPPELYEIMLECWKNKPEDRPTFDYLQSVLEDFFTATERQYQQQP; from the exons GCCAAGACGTCGTCCAACGCAAACTCGTCTGAAG GCGAGAACACGGTGATCGCGCTCTACGACTACGAGGCAATCCACGAGGGCGACCTGGGGTTCAAGAAGGGCGACCGGCTCCGGGTCCTGGAGGA GTCGGGCGAGTGGTGGAAGGCTATGCTAATTAGCTCCGGCCAGGACGGATTCATCCCCAGCAACTACGTGGCTAAAGACACGCTGGAGGCCGAGGA GTGGTTCTTTAAGGGCGTTAGCAGGAAGGACGCCGAGCGGCAGCTACTGGCCCCCGGGAACCGGACCGGGTCCTTCATGATCCGGGACAGCGAGACCACCAAGG GAAGTTACTCCCTGTCCGTGCGCGACTCCGACGCTAGCGCTAGCGACACCGTCAAGCATTACAAAATCCGGACGCTGGACAACGGAGGCTTCTACATCTCCCCCCGCATCACGTTTGGAACGCTGCAGGAGCTGGTCGGCCATTACAAGA AACAGGGGGACGGCCTCTGCCAGACCTTGTCCTCGCCGTGTCTCAGCGCAAAGCCGGAGAAGCCGTGGGAAAAAGACGCCTGGGAGATTCCTCGGTCCTCGCTGAAGCTGGAGAGACGACTCGGAGCCGGACAGTTCGGGGAAGTCTGGATGG CCACGTACAACAAGCACACCAAGGTGGCGGTGAAGACCATGAAGCCTGGCTCCATGTCGGTGGAAGCGTTCATGATGGAGGCCAATCTGATGAAGAGCCTGCAGCACGACAAGCTAGTGCGGCTAAACGCCGTCGTGTCCAAGGAGGAACCGATTTACATCATCACCGAGTATATGGAGAAAG gaagtcTGCTGGACTTCCTGAAGAGCGACGAGGGGAACCGGGTCCAGCTGCCCAAACTCATCGACTTCTCTGCTCAG ATAGCGGAGGGCATGGCCTACATCGAGCAGAAGAACTACATCCACCGGGATCTCCGCGCCGCCAACATTCTGGTGAACAAAGCGCTGGTTTGTAAGATCGCCGACTTCGGGCTGGCGAGGATCATCGAGGACAACGAGTACACGGCTAGAGAAG GGGCCAAGTTCCCCATCAAGTGGACGGCCCCCGAGGCGATAAACTACGGCTCCTTCACCATCAAGTCCGACGTCTGGAGCTTCGGGATCCTGCAGACGGAGATCGTGAGCTACGGACGCACGCCGTACCCGG GCATGACCAACCCCGAGGTGATCCGGTCCCTGGAGAAGGGCTACCGGATGCAGCGCTTGGACAGCTGCCCCCCCGAGCTGTACGAGATCATGCTGGAGTGCTGGAAGAACAAGCCCGAGGACCGGCCCACCTTCGACTACCTGCAGAGCGTCCTGGAGGACTTCTTCACCGCCACGGAGCGCCAGTACCAGCAGCAGCCCTGA